GCCCAGCACAACGCCTGGGCCAACCTGCCGTGGTGGGCCATGGCCGGCCTGCTGCTGATCGGCGATGACCTCACGCAGTACCTCTGGCACCGCGCCTCGCACACGCCGCTGCTGTGGCCGCTGCACCGCGCGCACCACAGCGCGGCCTACATGAGCGTGCGCATTACCTACCGCAACAACTTCTTCTACTACCTGATGATGCCGGGCCTGTGGATCGGCGGCGTGGCGGTGTACCTTGGTTTCGGCCCGGTCTACGCGGCGTACCTGGTGATCAAGCTGGCGGTCATCCTCGGCGCGCACTGCGCCTGGGCGTGGGACGCGCCGCTGTACCGCATCCGCGCGCTGCATCCGCTGATGTGGGTGCTGGAGCGCACCATCTCCACGCCGGCCACGCACTGGGCGCACCACGCGCTTACCAACGAAGATGGCATCGGCCACTACAAGGGCAACTTCGGCAACCTGCTGTTCTTCTGGGACGTGCTGTTCGGCACGGCGCATATCACACGCAAATATCCGGGCAAGATCGGCCTGCAGGACGACATCCTGTTTGGCTCGGAGCGCTGGACGACGCAGATGTTCTACCCGCTCGTCCACTCCAAGCGCGAGCATTCGGCGCTGCGCCCCGGCGGCTATGGCTTCACCGAAGCCGACCTACAGACCGAAGCTAAACAGGAGGCCGCATGAACGACCGCGCCAGGTTCGACGTGCTGGTTTGCTCCCGCCCGTGTGGGTAGCGTAATCGAGGCGCAGCAGCAGGCGTTCGCGATGCCTCGGAAGGAGCTAAAATGCGTGACCATCTAGTCCGCGAGCGGCCTCTTGGCCACGCCGAGATGACCCGAATGGAAACCATCATGCTTGCGGCTGGGTGGAGCACCGCGCTTGTGGCGGTCTTCATCCGACTCATTGGTGTTGGTTAGGAGAAGGCGATGATCGTCTGTTCTTGCAATGTGTTCAGCGACCATCAGGTGCGGTCAGTGGTCGTAAAAGAGGCGCGACGGCCCCGTATGAGCGAGGTGTATGCCTGCCTCGGATGCAGCGCTCAGTGCGGCCGCTGCGCTCACGCTATCAAGCGGATCATGGATGAAAGGCCCGGCTCCGTTCATGCGAACGCAAGCATGCACTAACTTGGAGTTGATACAGTCACAGTCACACGCGCCCTCGCTATTTCGCTTGGAGGACCCGCGAAAAACCAAGAGAAAGGGAGCATCATGAACGTGCCTGTCAATTCCCGTTCGATCCACATTCCCACTGAATTTCAGTCCTGCTTTGACAAGCAGCGTGCGGCTTACCTGGCGGCGCCGGAGCCATCCTATGCTCAGCGCATTGCTGACTTGAAGTCGCTGACGCGTCTCCTGAAGGACAATAAGGACGAGTTGGTGGCAGCGATCAACGCCGACTACGGCAACCGGTCTGAATTCGAAACCCTGTTCGCCGAATATTTCGTTGTCCTGGAGACCGTCGCCGACGCAGTCAAACATTTGAAGAAGTGGATGAAGCCGCAGCGCAGACACGTCGACTTCATGACCTATCCGCTCGCGCGAAATCGTGTCATCCCGCAGCCGCTCGGCGTTGTCGGGGTCATCGTTCCCTGGAATTTCCCGCTTAACCTCAGCTTCTGCCCGCTCGCAGCGATTCTGGCGGCCGGCAATCGAGCGATGGTCAAGATGTCGGAAAATTCGAAAGCGCTCGCAAAGGTTCTCATGCGCGTTTCCCCAAAGTATTTTCCGATGGAGAAGCTTGCCTTTTTCGAGGATGGCGGCGGGCGAGGACCGGGATTCTCGTCATTGCCCTTCGACCACCTGCTGTTCACGGGATCCGGTGCGACCGGTCGCTCGGTCATGGCCAACGCGGCCCGCAACCTCACCCCTGTCACGCTTGAACTGGGCGGCAAGGCACCTGCGATCGTTGGGCCTGACTTCCCGGTCAAAACGGCGGCGGAGCGCATTCTCTGGGTGAAGATGTTCAATGCCGGTCAGATCTGTACGAATGTCGACTACATGTTTCTGCCCAAAGGGAGTGAGGACGAGTTCGTCCGCCATTGCCGGCGACTGTTTGCCGAGCGCTTCCCGGACATCAACGGCCAGGACTACACGTCGATCATCGATGAACGGTCTTTCACGCGGCTGCAGGCGACGCTGGAGGATGCCCGTGCAAAGGGCGCGGTCCTGGTCAATCTTGCGGAACAGCAGATTCCGGACGCGGAGCGTCGCAAATTTGCACCGCATCTCGTGCTAAATCCGACAGAAAACATGATTGTCATGCAGCGCGAGATCTTTGGCCCGATCTTGCCGATCAAGACGTATGCAGATCGGCAGGAGGTCGCCGACTATATCAATAGTCACGACCGCCCGTTGGCAATCTATCCATTCACTCACAATGCCGAGCTGCGCGACTTCTACATCTCGCGGGTCATGTCGGGTGGCGTATCGGTCAATGAAGCTCTCCTTCACGTCGGCCAGCACGACCTGCCATTCGGTGGGGTCGGGGCGAGCGGCATGGGCCATTACCACGCACGCGAGGGGTTCAACACCTTTTCAAAATTGCGCCCGGTCTTCTACCAGGGCCC
The Bradyrhizobium sp. KBS0727 genome window above contains:
- a CDS encoding sterol desaturase family protein, with the translated sequence MSSQLQYLLIGACILGFAAMELITRRYQAAVRGNATANDTWLEVLMFVSLIAITQPIALLGSNALCNWLMPAQHNAWANLPWWAMAGLLLIGDDLTQYLWHRASHTPLLWPLHRAHHSAAYMSVRITYRNNFFYYLMMPGLWIGGVAVYLGFGPVYAAYLVIKLAVILGAHCAWAWDAPLYRIRALHPLMWVLERTISTPATHWAHHALTNEDGIGHYKGNFGNLLFFWDVLFGTAHITRKYPGKIGLQDDILFGSERWTTQMFYPLVHSKREHSALRPGGYGFTEADLQTEAKQEAA
- a CDS encoding bacterioferritin-associated ferredoxin encodes the protein MIVCSCNVFSDHQVRSVVVKEARRPRMSEVYACLGCSAQCGRCAHAIKRIMDERPGSVHANASMH
- a CDS encoding coniferyl aldehyde dehydrogenase, which gives rise to MNVPVNSRSIHIPTEFQSCFDKQRAAYLAAPEPSYAQRIADLKSLTRLLKDNKDELVAAINADYGNRSEFETLFAEYFVVLETVADAVKHLKKWMKPQRRHVDFMTYPLARNRVIPQPLGVVGVIVPWNFPLNLSFCPLAAILAAGNRAMVKMSENSKALAKVLMRVSPKYFPMEKLAFFEDGGGRGPGFSSLPFDHLLFTGSGATGRSVMANAARNLTPVTLELGGKAPAIVGPDFPVKTAAERILWVKMFNAGQICTNVDYMFLPKGSEDEFVRHCRRLFAERFPDINGQDYTSIIDERSFTRLQATLEDARAKGAVLVNLAEQQIPDAERRKFAPHLVLNPTENMIVMQREIFGPILPIKTYADRQEVADYINSHDRPLAIYPFTHNAELRDFYISRVMSGGVSVNEALLHVGQHDLPFGGVGASGMGHYHAREGFNTFSKLRPVFYQGPLSPIQMLFQPPYAGRAMSVLQTMIKWKT